The window CGTTGGTCTGGCGAGTGGAGTCGTCGGCGTATGCCAGGCGCGGCTCATCCTGAACGATGAGGGGCGTGCGGGTCGCCGAAGTGAACTCGGTCCACGAATGGTTATCCCACCAGCGCAGCTGCGGGAGACCCATGGGGTCCGGGTACCAACCGGCCGGGACCGTCACAACGTCATCATCTAGCAAGGCGTCAACCCTCTCTGTGTGACCGCGCTCAGTCGAGCTCGGCCGCTGTCCCCCAGAGGCCTGTAGTACGACCTCGCCCCTCCCTCTGCGAGGGGATCCCCGACAGTGAGAAAGACTAACTTTGAGCTTCTCGAGAATAGTAACGGCAGAGTCGGGCCTCGCGACAAGGTTTATTTATCACGGTTGGCGAGCACTGCCCGCGAGAAACTCGCCCTTCCGGGGAGAAATTGAGGGGAATTCGCGCGCATTCGCGCGTTTGGTGGCTTTGGCCATACCGGTGGACTGTCGCTTCTGCCCCGGATTGTTAGGCTTGTTATAGGCAACGTTGCCCACACCTCGCTGTATAAGGAGTTCTACGCCGTGACCAGTCCGGATGCCACCAACAAACCCGCGATGACAGCACCTGTCACCATAATTGGGGGCGATCAGACGAGGCCCGATAGCGACTCGCTCGGCACCCTCGAAGTCCCCGCCGACGTTTACTGGGGAATCCACACGGCGAGAGCACTCGAGAACTTTCCCATCACTCGGCGGCCCATCTCTGTGTATCCCGATCTGATCAGGGCTCTCGCCCGCGTCAAGCAAGCGGCCGCCCGAGCCAACCGAGAGATCGGCACTCTGTCTGCAGAGAAGGCCGACATCATCGATCGCGTGTGCGAAGAGATCGCGGCGGGCAAGCTGCACGATCAGTTCGTCGTGGGGGTCATTCAGGGAGGTGCCGGCACCTCAACCAATATGAACGCCAACGAGGTCATTGCGAACCGCGGCTTGGAACTTATGGGCCATGAGCGCGGCGACTACCGGTGGCTGCATCCGCTCGACGACGTCAACCGTGGGCAGAGCACCAACGATGTTTACCCGACTGCAGTCAAGCTCAGCGTAATCTTCGGCCTCCGGCGGCTCCTTGCGGAGCACTCGCTGCTTGCTGACGCGTTCGCGCGCAAGGGCGTGGAGTTCTCGGACATCGTGAAGGTGGGTAGAACACAGCTGCAGGATGCCGTGCCGATGACGCTGGGCCAGGAGTTCAGTGGATTCGCGCACACGCTAATGGAGGACCACGACCGACTTGCCGAGACGATTCCGCTTCTCAGCGAGATCAACCTCGGGGCCACGGCGATCGGCACCGGCATCACGGCGCACCCTCAGTACGCAGAAGCGGTGTGCCGCCACCTTGCTGATGTCGCGGGAATCGAAGCGGTCACCGCCAAGGACCTGATCGAGGCGACAAGCGATGTGGGTGTCTTCATGTCGGTGAGCGGAACTCTCAAGCGCGCCGCCGTCAAGCTGTCGAAGATCTGCAACGACCTGCGACTGCTCAGCTCTGGTCCGCAGTCCGGCCTCGGCGAGATCTTTCTCCCGGCGCGCCAGGCGGGGTCTTCGATCATGCCGGGCAAGGTGAATCCCGTTATTCCCGAGGTGGTCAACCAGATCGCGTTCAGCATCGTGGGAGCGGATGCCACCGTGACAGCGGCGGCCGAGGCCGGCCAATTGCAGCTCAACGCGTTCGAGCCCGTAATCGCCCACAGCATCCTGCAGTCGCTGGCGTGGTTGACGAATGGATGCCGCACGCTGCGGGTCAACTGCATCGATGGCATCACCGCCAATGTGCAGCGTCTTGCCGCCGAGATGGAGACCTCGGTGAGCGTTGTCACGGCGCTGACCCCGTACATCGGCTATGCGGCGTCGGCTGCCCTTGCGCACACCGCCCTCACGAGCACCGCATCGATTGCCGATCTTGTCGTGGAGAACGGCTATATGACAGAGGAAGAAGTTCGCCGCGTCCTGCGCCCCGAGCGCCTGAGTGGGCTCGTGCCGACGACGGGCGTCATCCCGATCATCCGGCCTTCGTCGACGAGTGGCTCTGCCGAACCAGCGGGGGGCTGAGATGCTGCTCAGCACAGCGGGGGCTGGCATCAGCGCATCGGCTGATTCTCGTCTCAGCGGTGTGCGCGCTCGACTTGGTCGGCCAGGCCGGGTAGCTTGTCGGAAGTGAATATTTGGTGGGATGCCGCGCTCTGGCTGCTTGTTCTGTGGCTTAGTGCCCTCCTGTTTCAGATCGCCGATATCGGCACGGCGTGGTTCGATAGCCGCACCGCCCGCGCGGGCAGCGCGCGCTTCGCGCGGCGGCGGGCTCACGAAATCTTCTGGGTTCTGCCCGTAGCCGCCCTTGCCGCCGTGCTCTCCGCATTTGGGGTCGCCCTGGGGGCGAGCATGGTGCTCGATACAGGGTGGGGCCTCACCGGCGGCCTTGTTCTCGCGCTCGCCGTCATGGTGATCGTGTCGGGTCTCGTCGTCGTGGGACTCGTTCGGTTGCTGACGCGAGACGTGCAGGGCTATGCCGTCCTCCGCCTTCGGGTGAGCGACACCAACGCCCGCAAGGTAACCAAGGCCGACATCGAGCGCTGGAGGCAAGAGCTCGCCGTGATCGATGAGCGCGAGGCTGTGAGGCACGAGTCGATCGCGCGCTGGCTGCGACTGATCCCCATTGCTTTCTCCGTGCTTGCGCTCGCCGCGATCTGGATCGCCCTCGCGCAGGACTTCTCCCTGCCGACAGGCTTGATCGTGGGGCTAGTTTCGCTGTTGCTGCCCGCAATCAGCATCGTGCTGGCTGACCGCGCGGCCCGACTATCGCTGCGGGCCAGGGCGGAGTGGGCGCTCGTCAATGGTCGACAGCGGGCCGAGCTGGTGCAGGCCATCGACGAACTCGAACGCCGAACCAACCGGGGGGTTGCAGGGCTCAGCGACCGGGTCAACCGAGCGCTGCAGATTCTGCGCGAGCAGCAACTGTGACGGCTGCCGACGAGCTCGTGTC is drawn from Salinibacterium hongtaonis and contains these coding sequences:
- a CDS encoding aspartate ammonia-lyase, giving the protein MTAPVTIIGGDQTRPDSDSLGTLEVPADVYWGIHTARALENFPITRRPISVYPDLIRALARVKQAAARANREIGTLSAEKADIIDRVCEEIAAGKLHDQFVVGVIQGGAGTSTNMNANEVIANRGLELMGHERGDYRWLHPLDDVNRGQSTNDVYPTAVKLSVIFGLRRLLAEHSLLADAFARKGVEFSDIVKVGRTQLQDAVPMTLGQEFSGFAHTLMEDHDRLAETIPLLSEINLGATAIGTGITAHPQYAEAVCRHLADVAGIEAVTAKDLIEATSDVGVFMSVSGTLKRAAVKLSKICNDLRLLSSGPQSGLGEIFLPARQAGSSIMPGKVNPVIPEVVNQIAFSIVGADATVTAAAEAGQLQLNAFEPVIAHSILQSLAWLTNGCRTLRVNCIDGITANVQRLAAEMETSVSVVTALTPYIGYAASAALAHTALTSTASIADLVVENGYMTEEEVRRVLRPERLSGLVPTTGVIPIIRPSSTSGSAEPAGG